The Collimonas sp. PA-H2 genome contains a region encoding:
- a CDS encoding 6,7-dimethyl-8-ribityllumazine synthase, with product MQQQHSKTPGTANERIAFIQAGWHREIVDQCRIAFVAEIAKAGYSEQDIDFFEVAGAFEIPLHAKLLANSGRYAAVVATALVVDGGIYRHEFVAHAVIDGLMQVQLETGVPVLSAVLTPHHFHGGEEHHKYFFEHFLVKGAEAARACVDTIQKLRTLKAMQASGAVRALHSA from the coding sequence ATGCAACAGCAACACAGCAAAACCCCCGGCACAGCCAACGAACGCATCGCTTTCATCCAGGCCGGCTGGCACCGCGAGATTGTCGATCAATGCCGCATCGCCTTCGTTGCGGAAATCGCCAAAGCCGGCTACAGCGAGCAAGACATCGATTTCTTCGAAGTCGCCGGCGCCTTTGAAATTCCCTTGCATGCCAAGCTGCTGGCCAATAGCGGCCGCTACGCGGCAGTCGTGGCCACCGCGCTGGTGGTGGACGGCGGCATCTACCGCCATGAATTCGTCGCCCACGCGGTGATCGACGGGCTGATGCAGGTACAGCTGGAAACCGGCGTGCCGGTGTTGTCGGCAGTGCTGACGCCGCACCATTTCCACGGCGGCGAAGAACATCACAAGTATTTCTTCGAGCATTTCCTGGTGAAGGGGGCAGAAGCGGCGCGCGCCTGCGTCGACACCATCCAGAAGCTGCGCACGCTGAAGGCCATGCAGGCCTCCGGCGCGGTACGTGCCTTGCATAGCGCTTAA
- a CDS encoding ABC transporter ATP-binding protein yields MSDAVANPVLEVSDLHVAYGKVEALHGASLQVGAGQIVTVIGPNGAGKSTMLNAIAGAMPANGSMRGTVRLLGQDTAGVAIETRVARGMCLVPEKRELFASMTVQDNLLLGSYRRYQAGESGYADQMAVVYELFPRLQERRKQQAGSLSGGERQMLALGRALMAKPQLLMLDEPSLGLAPLIVKEIFHIIVRLKQTGVAILLVEQNARAALQAADYAYVLETGDMAMQGPAVELAHDPKVIDTYLGLAKKTS; encoded by the coding sequence ATGAGTGACGCGGTCGCCAACCCGGTGCTGGAAGTGAGCGACCTGCACGTCGCCTATGGCAAGGTGGAAGCCTTGCATGGCGCCAGCCTGCAGGTCGGCGCCGGCCAGATCGTGACTGTGATCGGCCCCAACGGCGCCGGCAAGTCGACCATGCTGAACGCGATCGCCGGCGCCATGCCGGCCAACGGCAGCATGCGCGGCACGGTGCGATTGCTGGGCCAGGATACCGCTGGAGTGGCGATCGAAACACGGGTCGCGCGCGGCATGTGCCTGGTGCCGGAAAAGCGCGAGCTGTTCGCCAGCATGACGGTGCAAGACAATCTGCTGCTCGGCAGCTATCGGCGCTACCAGGCAGGGGAGAGCGGCTACGCCGACCAGATGGCGGTGGTGTACGAGCTGTTTCCGCGTTTGCAGGAACGGCGCAAGCAGCAGGCCGGCAGCCTGTCCGGCGGCGAACGGCAGATGCTGGCGCTGGGACGAGCCTTGATGGCGAAGCCGCAATTGCTGATGCTGGACGAGCCCAGCCTTGGCCTGGCGCCGCTCATCGTCAAGGAAATTTTCCACATCATCGTGCGTCTCAAGCAGACCGGTGTAGCGATCCTGCTGGTCGAGCAGAATGCCCGTGCCGCCTTGCAGGCGGCCGATTACGCCTATGTGCTGGAAACCGGCGACATGGCCATGCAAGGGCCGGCAGTCGAGCTGGCGCATGATCCCAAGGTCATCGATACCTATCTGGGACTGGCGAAGAAAACCAGTTGA